One segment of Bradyrhizobium sp. CB2312 DNA contains the following:
- a CDS encoding ABC transporter ATP-binding protein: MRGASVSLTDLTKTYARSTAVAGVSLDICSGEFLTLLGPSGSGKTTTLMMIAGFEVPSTGDIAIDGVSVVEKAPYHRNIGMVFQNYALFPHMTVAQNIGFPLKQRGVPKAERARLVGEALEMVRLPGYGARYPRQLSGGQQQRVAVARAIVFKPRLLLMDEPLGALDKQLRETLQFEMRRLHADLGITFIYVTHDQEEALTMSDRVAVMNEGKIAQVGRPEDLYDRPCDRFVAGFIGESNFLPAVVCGLEDGVVVAECNGVLVRAVSSVRPATGSKVTLTTRPERLRFADTPDESESGVNRMSVTVGEAVFAGERCRFVLKTNDGTTMVLKEPSSAAIRRRAVGERTEIAWSVADTVLV; encoded by the coding sequence ATGCGCGGCGCTTCGGTATCTTTGACCGACTTGACGAAGACTTACGCCCGCTCCACGGCTGTGGCCGGGGTGTCGCTTGACATCTGCTCGGGCGAGTTTCTTACGCTATTGGGCCCCAGCGGTTCTGGCAAAACGACCACGCTCATGATGATCGCTGGCTTTGAGGTTCCCAGCACTGGGGACATCGCCATTGACGGGGTGTCGGTGGTCGAAAAGGCACCCTACCATCGCAATATCGGCATGGTATTCCAAAACTATGCGCTCTTTCCGCACATGACCGTGGCCCAGAACATCGGCTTTCCCCTGAAGCAGCGCGGCGTACCAAAGGCGGAGCGGGCGAGACTGGTCGGCGAGGCGCTTGAGATGGTGCGCCTGCCGGGCTATGGCGCGCGCTATCCGCGCCAGCTGTCCGGCGGTCAACAGCAGCGCGTGGCAGTTGCGCGCGCTATCGTCTTCAAGCCGCGCCTGCTCTTGATGGACGAGCCACTGGGCGCGCTCGACAAGCAGCTGCGCGAGACCCTCCAGTTCGAGATGCGCCGGCTGCATGCCGATCTCGGCATCACATTTATCTACGTCACGCACGACCAGGAAGAAGCGCTGACCATGTCGGATCGCGTCGCGGTCATGAACGAGGGCAAGATAGCGCAGGTCGGCCGGCCGGAGGATCTGTACGACCGTCCCTGCGATCGCTTCGTCGCAGGTTTCATCGGAGAGTCCAACTTTCTGCCAGCTGTCGTGTGCGGCCTCGAAGACGGCGTCGTTGTCGCAGAATGCAACGGCGTCCTAGTGCGGGCTGTCTCCTCCGTACGGCCGGCCACCGGCAGCAAGGTTACATTGACGACCAGGCCCGAACGCCTGCGCTTCGCGGACACGCCTGACGAGTCGGAGTCCGGCGTTAACCGGATGAGCGTTACCGTGGGCGAGGCCGTTTTCGCCGGCGAGCGTTGCCGCTTTGTGCTGAAGACCAATGATGGGACCACAATGGTGCTCAAGGAGCCCTCAAGTGCAGCGATCCGGCGCCGAGCGGTTGGTGAGCGTACAGAGATCGCGTGGTCGGTCGCGGACACGGTTCTTGTGTAA